One stretch of Candidatus Hydrogenedens sp. DNA includes these proteins:
- the groES gene encoding co-chaperone GroES: MATKVRPLADRILVKRIEPEETVRGGIIIPDTAKEKPQEARVIAVGPGRLDDNGKRVPMELKKGDRILMGKYSGTEVKIDGEEHVILREEDVLAVIEE, translated from the coding sequence ATGGCTACAAAGGTTCGTCCATTAGCAGACCGTATTCTTGTAAAACGAATTGAACCCGAAGAGACCGTGCGTGGTGGTATTATTATCCCCGACACGGCGAAGGAAAAGCCTCAGGAAGCGCGTGTCATCGCAGTGGGTCCAGGCAGGCTGGACGATAATGGTAAACGGGTCCCCATGGAATTGAAAAAGGGTGACCGTATCCTCATGGGCAAGTATTCCGGTACGGAAGTGAAGATTGACGGTGAAGAGCATGTCATTCTTCGCGAGGAAGATGTTCTTGCAGTAATTGAAGAATAA
- a CDS encoding MerR family transcriptional regulator has translation MIMFNKTDKVYTIKEVSELTGVPIYKIRQWEKQIKKLKPKRHPKTNWRFYTDEDIKTLREVNYLLRHKKMRLQGIDNELTKIERLGDTTLDRIAIQNLLRQIRLELNQIRILAKSLIEE, from the coding sequence ATGATAATGTTTAACAAAACAGATAAGGTTTATACCATAAAAGAAGTATCGGAACTCACGGGTGTTCCGATATACAAAATACGCCAGTGGGAAAAACAGATTAAGAAACTAAAGCCGAAAAGGCACCCGAAAACTAACTGGCGGTTTTATACAGATGAAGATATAAAAACCCTGCGGGAAGTAAATTATCTGCTTCGGCATAAAAAAATGCGATTGCAGGGAATTGATAACGAATTGACGAAAATCGAACGGCTCGGAGATACTACATTAGACCGTATAGCCATTCAAAATTTACTTCGTCAAATTCGATTAGAATTGAATCAGATTCGTATATTAGCAAAATCGCTAATAGAGGAATAA